A single region of the Raphanus sativus cultivar WK10039 chromosome 1, ASM80110v3, whole genome shotgun sequence genome encodes:
- the LOC130497606 gene encoding uncharacterized protein LOC130497606 gives MLSGEEKVYLSSDSIIPSDIDVEENVVYPPEFLNSVKVVGLPRHYLKLKVGAHIMCLCNMDLADDLCNGNRLIVTQLLPHVIKGRIIIGNTIAGDKVWILRMYVIPPDTMFPFRMRRRQFPVTLAFAMAINKSQGQTLESVDLFLPRSVFSHGQLYVALSRVKSRAGLKILITGRMGSDEYEDR, from the exons ATGCTTTCAGGTGAAGAGAAGGTTTACCTTAGCTCTGACAGTATTATCCCATCCGATATTGACGTAGAAGAAAATGTAGTATATCCTCCAGAGTTTTTGAACAGTGTTAAAGTGGTTGGACTGCCTAGACATTATTTGAAGCTGAAGGTTGGTGCTCATATTATGTGTCTCTGTAACATGGATCTTGCAGATGACTTATGCAATGGTAATAGGCTAATTGTTACTCAGTTACTGCCCCATGTGATAAAAGGTAGAATTATAATCGGAAACACTATTGCTGGAGACAAAGTCTGGATTCTTAGAATGTATGTCATCCCACCTGACACAATGTTTCCCTTCAGAATGCGTCGAAGACAGTTTCCCGTTACATTGGCTTTCGCGATGGCCATCAACAAAAGCCAAGGTCAAACACTAGAAAGTGTTGATTTGTTTCTGCCTAGGTCAGTGTTCTCTCATGGTCAGCTCTACGTTGCACTTTCAAGAGTTAAGTCGAGAGCTggattaaaaattctaataactG GAAGG ATGGGTAGTGATGAGTATGAAGATCGATAG